The nucleotide window CAGCAAGTAAGCTCTCGCTGCCGCAAGGCAGCCGAGACAAAAAAGCCGGTCATTCGACCGGCTTTTTTATTGCCTCACGCGCCCCCACGCCCTCCTTCCCCGCGCGTCGCGCGCACACAGCCTCAGGCGCCGGCTAGCACGTCAACCAATCGAAGCCTCCCGCCTGGGTGGCCACGAGAATCTCCGTCGCCTCGCTGCCGATCACAGCCGACATCGCCGTCATGGCCAATTCCGGCGTGTTGTTCTGCTCGCTCAAATGCGCACAGATCACGCGCTGCAATCGGGTACGGTCGATCGCCCCGAGAATTTCCGCCGCCGAATCGTTGGCCAGATGGCCGTACGTGCCGCCAATGCGCGCCTTGAGCGACGGAGGATACTTGCTGTTGGCCAGCATTTCGCGGTCGTGATTGCACTCGAGCACCAGCGCATCGCACCCGCCCAGCGTAGCGATCAGATGGGCCGTGGGGCATCCGGCATCCGTGAGCACCCCCAGCCGACGCGCGCCATCGGAGAAGACGAACTGGAGCGGCTCACGCGCGTCGTGAGGTACCGTATACGGATGAAGCTCGATCGCACCGACCGCAAGGCGTTCGTCGGACCGGCACCAGCGCACCAGCGCGTCGTCGGCGTCCACCTTGAGCGTGGCGTGCGCCTTGACGGCCTGCCCTGTGCCCCAACTCATGATGAGCGGGATCCGATACTTGCGCGTGAGGGAGAGAGCACTGCCAATATGGTCGGCATGCTCGTGCGTGATGACGATGGCGGCGAGCGACGCCACGTCGACCGAGCGAGCCGCCAGGCGCCGCTCGACCTC belongs to Pandoraea pnomenusa and includes:
- a CDS encoding MBL fold metallo-hydrolase is translated as MRFASLGSGSEGNALLVEASEGASTTRILLDCGFSMREVERRLAARSVDVASLAAIVITHEHADHIGSALSLTRKYRIPLIMSWGTGQAVKAHATLKVDADDALVRWCRSDERLAVGAIELHPYTVPHDAREPLQFVFSDGARRLGVLTDAGCPTAHLIATLGGCDALVLECNHDREMLANSKYPPSLKARIGGTYGHLANDSAAEILGAIDRTRLQRVICAHLSEQNNTPELAMTAMSAVIGSEATEILVATQAGGFDWLTC